The following are from one region of the Silene latifolia isolate original U9 population chromosome 9, ASM4854445v1, whole genome shotgun sequence genome:
- the LOC141601888 gene encoding protein FAR-RED IMPAIRED RESPONSE 1-like, producing the protein MVFVPFTGVDNHKGRVTFVAGLIRNENAESFSWLFQNFVTAMGDRYPTTIITNQCRGIKKGVKGVFGDKTRHRLCMWQIMKKLPDKIGPLISQDTTFLKEINSVVWDVEITPEEFESKWNSIISSYELSDNKWLKKMFKHRALWIHAYIRDTYLGGILRTTPRSESENSFFGNFTNSHVTLVEFWMRFQTAMDAQRWKYSKVMADDKNCYPKLTTPLLLEKQASEFYTIVIFYIFQVEVQAACYTCGHLPSPNTTGENDHISIIDREKDKEYKVDLSDNKFCCSCKMFERIGILCRHILWVLKDRGFDHIPKEYLALRWSKSATSHPLSNVVGKSVLADCVSIESRQNNISELWSEVFNTVSLVEDNEEHSDALFQLLRSFNEKLIISVKSGKSKDKKAEIEMLLGSKIPTEFTVLPPEKCKNKGSGNRITSNKEKAVLENAKPLRKCRACGEMSNHDSRNCPSRLP; encoded by the coding sequence atggtgTTTGTCCCTTTCACGGGTGTTGATAACCATAAAGGTCGCGTTACTTTTGTAGCGGGTTTGATACGAAACGAAAATGCAGAATCATTTTCGTGGTTGTTTCAAAATTTTGTAACGGCTATGGGTGATCGCTATCCTACTACTATAATAACTAATCAATGTAGAGGCATCAAAAAAGGTGTTAAAGGTGTGTTTGGTGACAAAACACGCCACCGACTGTGTATGTGGCAAATAATGAAGAAGTTGCCTGACAAGATTGGTCCATTGATTTCCCAAGACACAacttttttgaaggaaataaacTCAGTTGTTTGGGATGTAGAAATCACTCCAGAAGAATTTGAATCGAAATGGAATTCAATAATTTCCTCATATGAGCTTTCTGATAACAAGTGGTTGAAGAAAATGTTTAAACACCGTGCTCTTTGGATTCATGCTTACATTAGAGACACATATTTGGGCGGGATTTTGCGCACAACACCAAGGTCAGAGTCTGAAAATAGCTTCTTTGGAAACTTCACCAATTCACATGTCACACTCgtcgagttttggatgcgtttccaAACAGCAATGGATGCTCAGAGATGGAAATATTCTAAGGTAATGGCTGATGATAAGAACtgttatccaaaattgacaacCCCTCTCCTTTTAGAAAAACAAGCTTCTGAATTTTACACAATcgtcatattttatattttccaagtAGAAGTCCAAGCAGCATGTTATACTTGTGGCCATTTACCATCACCAAACACAACTGGTGAGAATGATCATATTTCAATAATTGATCGTGAGAAAGACAAGGAATACAAAGTTGATTTAAGTGATAATAAGTTTTGTTGTTCTTGTAAGATGTTTGAAAGAATCGGGATACTCTGTAGGCACATTTTATGGGTGTTGAAAGATAGGGGATTTGATCATATACCTAAAGAGTATTTAGCACTTAGATGGAGCAAATCTGCAACCTCCCACCCTCTTTCTAATGTTGTTGGAAAATCTGTCCTAGCTGATTGTGTGTCAATCGAAAGCCGCCAGAACAACATAAGTGAATTATGGTCGGAGGTATTTAATACAGTCTCACTTGTTGAAGATAATGAGGAACATTCTGATGCGCTATTTCAATTGCTCCGGAGTTTCAATGAAAAGTTGATTATTTCAGTTAAGTCGgggaagtcaaaagataagaaaGCTGAGATTGAGATGCTTCTTGGGTCAAAAATTCCAACTGAATTCACTGTTCTACCACCAGAGAAGTGCAAGAATAAGGGATCGGGAAATAGGATAACATCA